AAGGCGAGCATAGGCTCGAGCAGCTCCGTGCCGCAGTTCACCAGGCCGTCCATTATGCCCATCGGCGTCGCGAGCGCGAAGTCGAGCGGGTGCGTGTGTACCGTGTGGTGCTCGCCGTCGGTCAGCGTTATTTTCAGATCCGTGACCTCCCAGCCGCGCGGCCCCTGCCTCAGAGCCTCGGTAAGCGTCTGGCGCACCTGAGCCTGATAGCGCAAGAAAATTTTGTCGTCGGGCACTGCGCTCTCGAATACGACGCCGGAGCCTAACGGCAAAGGTTCTATTTCGAAAAGCATGACGGCCCAGCAGGGCTTGGGCATCGTGTATTCGACGAAGCCGCGCCCTTTTTTGAGCGGGCGCTCCTTGTATATGACCATCGGCTCGCCGGCGGAAACTTCCATGCCGTACCGTTCGCGCAGCGCGAGCAGCAGGGTCTCTATGCGCATCAGCCCCGTCACGCGGACGAGGAGTTCGCGCACTTCCTTTTCCCATATCACGTCGAGCAGCGGGTCCTCCGCCGAGAGCTCTTCGAGCGCCGCGACGAGCGCGGGATAGCCAGCGTCGGACTCCGGCGTCAGTTTGACGCGCAGGAGCGGGGAGGACATCCCTGCGGGCGGCGGAACGCGCGACGGGTCGCCGAACGTGTCTCCGCAGACCACGCGCGAGAGGCCGCAGACCGCGCCGACTTCACCGGCGCGCAGCGCGCCCGTGTCGCGCTCCTTCGCGCCCTGGACTTCGCGTATCTGCGTGATTTTGCCCTCCGCGCCAGACGGCGAGCATTTCACCGCGTCGCGGTTGCCGAGTTCGCCTGTGAAGAGGCGGACGTGCGCGACGCGCCCGAGCGTCGGGTTATGTTCGACTTTGAAGACCACGCCGGAGGGCGGCTCTTCGGTTTCGGGGGCGCGCGGAGCGAGCGCCGCGAGCGCGTCGAGCAGCTCCGCGACGCCCTCGCCTTTGAGCGCCGCGCCGGTCAGGTATGGGATCAATTTTCTGTCGTAAAAGCAGCCGAGCAGCAGTGAATCGAGCTCTCCGGCGGAAAAACTTTCCGAGCCCTCTTCAAGATATTTTTCGAGCGCCGCGT
The sequence above is drawn from the Cloacibacillus sp. An23 genome and encodes:
- a CDS encoding TetM/TetW/TetO/TetS family tetracycline resistance ribosomal protection protein; the protein is MDRLKRRPLTIGILAHVDAGKTTLTEQMLFQSGAVRSLGRVDDGSAHTDFTEFERRRGISVRAASAFLTWKGAKIYVIDTPGHSDFSGETERAARAMDFAVVAVSAVEGVQAQTEVIWRALSKMGVPALFFINKTDREGADVDSVLGEISELTGEKPVRLPLGDREALAEALAEHDDAALEKYLEEGSESFSAGELDSLLLGCFYDRKLIPYLTGAALKGEGVAELLDALAALAPRAPETEEPPSGVVFKVEHNPTLGRVAHVRLFTGELGNRDAVKCSPSGAEGKITQIREVQGAKERDTGALRAGEVGAVCGLSRVVCGDTFGDPSRVPPPAGMSSPLLRVKLTPESDAGYPALVAALEELSAEDPLLDVIWEKEVRELLVRVTGLMRIETLLLALRERYGMEVSAGEPMVIYKERPLKKGRGFVEYTMPKPCWAVMLFEIEPLPLGSGVVFESAVPDDKIFLRYQAQVRQTLTEALRQGPRGWEVTDLKITLTDGEHHTVHTHPLDFALATPMGIMDGLVNCGTELLEPMLAFRLTYPEEYGGRLIGEILAMRGSFESPVVKKGNFVMEGLLPLATSMDFPARLASLTGGRGTFSAVPAGYAPCPPGEGRDVPYRGVSPLDRAKYILYKRGALGA